A genomic region of Runella rosea contains the following coding sequences:
- a CDS encoding LamG domain-containing protein: MPANEWCCVAFTYDGTHIRSYFNGAFEARTPEQIEHTKGFDGYPDGLTHSKNPYYFPEGIGSNGSDFTVGAVLLKAGMGNFFKGQIGGLAIFDRALSDTELKELSAPFIPKN, translated from the coding sequence GTGCCGGCCAACGAATGGTGCTGCGTGGCGTTTACGTACGATGGAACCCATATTCGTTCGTATTTCAATGGCGCCTTTGAAGCACGTACGCCCGAACAGATTGAGCATACCAAAGGGTTTGACGGCTATCCCGATGGCCTGACACACTCCAAAAATCCGTATTACTTTCCTGAAGGCATTGGTAGCAACGGCTCTGATTTTACAGTGGGGGCCGTGCTGCTTAAAGCGGGGATGGGCAATTTTTTCAAAGGACAAATCGGCGGCTTGGCCATATTTGACCGTGCCCTGAGCGACACCGAATTGAAAGAGTTATCAGCACCATTTATACCAAAAAACTAA
- a CDS encoding endo-1,4-beta-xylanase, whose protein sequence is MKKLLIGLMLSGFQTFAQTARYDSLWRDPTVEKRIADGIEQYRKGDFTLLFPDLKGKAEVEIQQVKHDFMFGSNIFMLKGFKTEAENQRYEEVFKSLFNLACVPFYWKTLEPEQGKPRFAVNSPAVYRRPPPDLVLDFCEKNGITPKGHTLVWDNTDHAVPTWIPTDTAKIQPLIDARIRELAKRYGSKIKTWDVVNEVLKDHPHVPMPPEYPLKAFKTAQKHYPADTRLFINEVTTESWQNYHREYTPFKLLIDNLKYQGANIGGIGLQFHFFSEPLHYNVVAGKAMAPSDMFRNLDVYGRYNLPVHVSEITIPALPTGPEGLENQARLTRNFYRLWFSHPAVEAIIWWNVADGTAVAGEDKWRGGFLDEALKPKPAFNVLDGLINREWKTNIKTEISGKSYSFRGFYGEYVAKITVNGKTTERRFSIHKNQPKEFKVTGL, encoded by the coding sequence ATGAAAAAATTGCTTATCGGGTTGATGTTGAGCGGATTTCAAACCTTTGCCCAAACCGCGCGTTATGATTCACTTTGGAGAGACCCGACCGTGGAAAAACGCATTGCCGACGGCATTGAACAATACCGAAAGGGTGATTTCACCTTGTTGTTTCCCGATCTCAAAGGCAAGGCTGAGGTAGAAATTCAACAGGTAAAACATGACTTTATGTTCGGTTCTAATATTTTCATGTTGAAAGGTTTCAAAACCGAGGCCGAAAACCAGCGCTATGAAGAAGTGTTCAAGTCGCTGTTTAATCTAGCCTGTGTTCCTTTTTATTGGAAAACCCTCGAACCCGAGCAGGGCAAACCTCGCTTTGCGGTCAACAGTCCTGCGGTTTATCGTCGTCCGCCACCTGATTTAGTGCTGGATTTTTGCGAGAAAAACGGCATTACACCCAAAGGACACACACTGGTATGGGATAATACTGACCACGCTGTTCCCACTTGGATACCCACCGATACTGCCAAAATTCAACCCTTGATTGATGCCAGAATCAGGGAACTGGCGAAACGTTACGGGTCAAAAATAAAAACCTGGGACGTGGTCAATGAAGTACTGAAAGACCATCCTCACGTACCCATGCCGCCCGAATATCCGCTCAAAGCCTTCAAAACGGCGCAAAAGCATTATCCAGCCGATACCCGACTGTTTATCAATGAAGTAACAACTGAATCGTGGCAAAACTACCATCGAGAATATACGCCATTCAAGTTGCTGATCGATAATCTGAAATACCAAGGGGCCAATATTGGCGGCATTGGGCTGCAGTTTCACTTTTTCAGTGAGCCGCTGCATTATAATGTCGTAGCCGGTAAGGCCATGGCGCCGTCGGATATGTTTCGAAATTTGGACGTGTATGGTCGCTACAATCTTCCAGTACACGTTTCTGAGATCACCATTCCTGCCTTGCCTACGGGCCCCGAAGGATTGGAAAATCAGGCGCGTTTGACCCGTAATTTCTACCGCCTTTGGTTCAGTCATCCAGCAGTGGAGGCCATTATTTGGTGGAATGTGGCCGACGGAACGGCCGTAGCGGGAGAAGACAAGTGGCGCGGAGGATTTTTGGACGAAGCCCTTAAACCCAAACCAGCCTTTAATGTACTTGATGGACTGATAAATCGGGAGTGGAAAACAAATATAAAAACAGAAATTTCTGGCAAAAGCTATTCATTTCGAGGGTTTTATGGGGAATACGTGGCCAAAATTACGGTCAACGGCAAAACCACCGAGCGCCGATTTTCCATTCATAAAAATCAACCCAAAGAGTTTAAAGTAACCGGGTTGTAA
- a CDS encoding SusC/RagA family TonB-linked outer membrane protein: MKLKLYAWIAGICLLFSALPMMAQDRSISGRVMGANDNAPLPGVSILVKGTNAGTTTDGEGSFKLTVPTNAVLVFSFVGYTPKEVTVGNQTVLNVSLELDNRQLSEVVVVGYGTVKKSDLTGSLASVKAKEINAFPATNVLQALSGRAPGVQVVQNTGAPGGAVSVRIRGTNSVQGSNEPLYVVDGFPTSGSNPTILNNSDIESIEILKDASATAIYGSRGANGVVLITTKQGKAGKTQVDYEGSYSIQTLRKKLELMNAKEYATFYNEQAVNDKVAPYFTQAQIDGFGDGYDWQDLIFRKAPMQTHNLTVSGGNEKTRFSIGGSIFGQQGIIIGSDYNRYSLRANVTTDVSKKFNLSYGATLTNIQTSRQNNGGGNRGGSMISAAISAPPTLTPYNDDGSYRVLATAYPFISNVITNPLNYVNEQTDDIIANRVLANVALTFKPFEGLAIKISGGIENSDDRNDSYTTTNFINSQGSASVSTTQGRSLLSENTVSYTKSFGKHSLSAVAGFTYQDFLNTSLGGSGVGFLSNVTETANLGSANTPGIPSSGYSFATLLSYLARVNYSYNSKYLATVSFRADGSSRYSEGNKWGYFPSAALAWRVSEEEFLKNSSFISDLKVRASWGQTGSQAIGAYATLNNLGAGKTVFDDALYNTFAPGTRLPGNLKWETTEQADFGIDAAFKNNRYRLTLDYYVKNTRDLLNTVQLPIGFGFTSTIQNVGEIQNKGVEIALDARVIDSDFKWDIGGNISFNRNKVVKLYNGADILGGSVGVTLISDNANLLREGQPMSVFYGYVKDGYTDLGKEKYKDLNADGLINQLDKTIIGNPNPDFIYGLNSTMSFKGLELTLFLQGTQGNDLLNVSSINNTLDYGFGLNMPREVLYNHWSPTNPNAKYPVISRSNSYNYSNRLVEDGSYLRLRNIQLAYSLPLQKWNVNWMRTAQIYASGQNLLTFTKYSWWDPETNSQGGANSIGQGIDHYSYPTSKAVTFGVRVGF, encoded by the coding sequence ATGAAACTCAAACTTTATGCATGGATTGCAGGCATTTGTCTCCTGTTTTCGGCGCTTCCGATGATGGCCCAAGACCGCTCCATATCAGGACGGGTCATGGGGGCCAATGACAATGCTCCGCTCCCGGGAGTAAGTATTTTGGTAAAAGGGACCAATGCTGGAACCACAACAGACGGGGAAGGGTCGTTTAAATTGACAGTGCCCACCAACGCGGTGTTGGTCTTTTCTTTTGTGGGCTATACGCCGAAAGAAGTCACTGTAGGGAATCAGACAGTACTGAATGTTTCGCTTGAGTTGGACAATCGCCAGCTCAGCGAAGTAGTGGTTGTAGGATACGGAACGGTAAAAAAGAGCGATCTGACTGGTTCGCTGGCTTCCGTAAAGGCTAAGGAAATTAACGCATTCCCTGCCACCAATGTATTGCAGGCGCTATCAGGCCGCGCCCCAGGCGTGCAGGTTGTACAAAATACAGGTGCCCCAGGTGGTGCGGTAAGTGTCCGTATTCGGGGAACAAACTCAGTACAGGGAAGCAACGAGCCGCTGTATGTGGTCGATGGGTTTCCAACATCGGGCAGCAACCCGACCATTCTCAACAACTCTGACATTGAGTCCATTGAAATCCTGAAAGATGCTTCAGCCACAGCCATTTATGGGTCGAGGGGTGCCAACGGCGTGGTGTTGATCACTACCAAACAGGGCAAAGCGGGCAAAACGCAGGTGGATTACGAAGGCAGCTACAGCATTCAAACCCTACGTAAAAAATTGGAACTGATGAATGCCAAAGAATACGCCACGTTTTATAATGAGCAGGCCGTCAACGACAAAGTGGCTCCATATTTTACGCAGGCGCAGATTGACGGTTTCGGCGATGGATACGACTGGCAAGACCTCATCTTCCGCAAAGCACCCATGCAAACGCATAACCTGACGGTGAGCGGCGGCAACGAAAAAACGCGTTTTTCAATTGGTGGAAGTATCTTCGGGCAGCAGGGCATCATCATCGGCAGCGATTACAATCGGTATTCGCTCCGGGCAAATGTAACTACTGACGTCAGTAAAAAATTTAACCTTTCGTACGGGGCCACGCTAACCAATATTCAGACGAGTCGACAAAATAACGGGGGCGGAAACCGGGGCGGTTCGATGATTTCGGCTGCAATTTCGGCCCCTCCCACGCTGACTCCTTACAACGACGACGGCAGCTATCGGGTATTGGCCACGGCCTATCCGTTCATTTCTAACGTTATAACCAACCCACTGAATTATGTCAACGAACAGACCGACGACATCATCGCCAATAGGGTGTTGGCAAATGTGGCCTTGACCTTCAAGCCATTTGAAGGATTGGCCATTAAAATTTCGGGTGGTATCGAAAACAGCGACGACCGTAACGACAGTTATACCACCACTAATTTTATCAACTCACAGGGTTCGGCGAGTGTTTCCACCACACAGGGACGGAGTTTATTGAGCGAAAATACCGTCAGCTATACCAAAAGCTTCGGTAAACACAGCCTCTCGGCGGTGGCGGGTTTTACGTATCAAGACTTTTTGAACACCTCGCTGGGTGGCTCGGGCGTGGGTTTTTTGAGTAACGTCACCGAAACCGCCAACCTTGGCTCGGCCAATACGCCGGGCATTCCGAGTTCGGGCTATTCATTTGCAACTTTGCTTTCGTATTTAGCCCGGGTCAATTACAGCTACAACAGCAAGTATCTGGCAACCGTTAGTTTCCGCGCCGACGGTTCTTCCCGCTACAGTGAGGGCAACAAATGGGGCTATTTTCCGTCGGCAGCGCTGGCGTGGCGCGTGTCAGAAGAAGAGTTTCTTAAAAATTCCTCCTTCATTTCTGACTTAAAAGTTCGCGCCAGTTGGGGCCAAACGGGCAGTCAGGCCATCGGTGCCTATGCCACGCTCAACAACTTAGGAGCGGGTAAAACGGTCTTTGATGATGCATTGTACAACACCTTTGCCCCCGGTACCCGCTTGCCCGGAAACCTGAAATGGGAGACCACCGAGCAGGCCGATTTCGGCATTGACGCGGCGTTTAAAAATAACCGCTACCGCTTGACGCTGGATTATTACGTCAAAAATACCCGCGACCTGCTTAATACCGTGCAGTTGCCCATCGGTTTTGGTTTCACCAGTACGATTCAGAACGTTGGAGAAATTCAAAACAAAGGGGTGGAAATTGCACTGGATGCCCGTGTAATCGACAGTGATTTTAAATGGGATATTGGGGGCAATATTTCATTTAATCGTAATAAGGTGGTGAAACTTTACAACGGAGCCGATATTTTGGGCGGCTCGGTGGGCGTAACCCTCATCAGCGACAATGCCAACCTGCTCCGCGAAGGCCAACCGATGAGCGTATTTTACGGCTATGTAAAAGACGGTTATACCGATTTGGGTAAAGAAAAATACAAAGACCTGAACGCCGACGGGCTGATCAACCAACTCGATAAAACCATTATTGGCAACCCGAACCCTGATTTTATTTACGGCCTCAATTCCACGATGAGCTTCAAAGGACTGGAGTTGACCCTTTTTTTGCAAGGAACGCAGGGCAACGATTTGTTGAACGTCAGTTCCATCAACAACACACTTGATTACGGATTCGGACTCAATATGCCCCGCGAAGTGCTGTATAATCACTGGTCACCCACCAATCCCAACGCTAAATACCCCGTGATTTCGAGGTCAAACAGCTACAATTACTCCAACCGCTTGGTCGAAGACGGCTCTTACCTGCGCCTGCGCAATATTCAGTTGGCCTACAGTCTGCCGCTGCAAAAATGGAACGTAAATTGGATGCGCACGGCTCAAATTTACGCCAGCGGTCAAAACCTACTGACGTTTACCAAGTACTCGTGGTGGGATCCCGAAACTAACTCACAGGGTGGTGCCAACTCCATCGGGCAGGGCATTGACCATTACAGTTACCCCACTTCCAAAGCAGTAACGTTTGGTGTTCGAGTGGGCTTTTAA
- a CDS encoding RagB/SusD family nutrient uptake outer membrane protein, producing the protein MKKILFFIASGFFLTSCEDVLKEAPKAVAVETFYNTAAEVETAVNAAYQELRATNGISGQLGAQVEAYTDYSYGRGSYQVLSDFQGLNSTNIPRTDEGWRLFYLSIRNANLVIQNAPKGTRISQADIAKYVAEAKFLRAYNYFWLVRNWGGVPIRTEATLTEPNVKRSTADEVYNLIIADLKEAENNLPDKGAQIGRATKWAAKAALAEVYFTRNQYAEARDKADEIIKSGQFSLVPVAVAADFDKVFGATVVTSPEEIFYLKMTRQNNQGMYLAMFAHHPGTRLHGAGGFFAHYTDSQTNPVYKNWDNNDLRKSYNWVNWNIGLGANSMLCKKFSDALAPSGTGAGNDFPIYRYSDVLLMYAEAACRAGNAPTPAAMEALNQVHRRAYGKPATTPSSVDFKLADYTAATFNDLVLQERGYETQYEGKRWLDLKRLGTPKLRQIIKAATGKDVADKHLLWPIPVGELNFNTALDPSKDQNPGY; encoded by the coding sequence ATGAAAAAAATACTCTTTTTCATAGCATCGGGTTTCTTTTTAACTTCTTGTGAAGATGTTTTAAAAGAAGCCCCCAAAGCCGTTGCCGTTGAAACCTTTTATAATACGGCGGCTGAGGTAGAAACCGCCGTCAACGCCGCATATCAGGAATTACGAGCTACCAACGGCATCAGCGGTCAGCTCGGTGCGCAGGTGGAAGCCTATACCGATTACAGCTACGGACGCGGTAGCTATCAGGTACTGAGCGATTTTCAGGGACTTAACAGCACAAATATTCCCCGTACCGACGAGGGATGGCGGTTGTTTTACCTAAGTATTCGCAATGCCAACTTAGTCATTCAAAACGCGCCCAAAGGTACTCGTATCAGTCAGGCCGATATAGCTAAGTACGTGGCTGAAGCTAAATTTTTACGGGCCTACAATTACTTTTGGCTGGTCAGAAATTGGGGTGGCGTACCGATTAGGACCGAAGCCACGCTCACTGAACCGAACGTAAAACGCAGTACCGCCGATGAGGTGTACAATTTAATCATTGCTGATCTTAAAGAAGCCGAAAACAATCTCCCTGATAAAGGCGCGCAAATAGGCAGGGCCACCAAATGGGCCGCGAAAGCCGCTTTGGCCGAAGTTTATTTTACCCGTAACCAATACGCTGAAGCCCGGGATAAAGCCGACGAAATCATCAAATCTGGGCAATTTTCGTTGGTGCCTGTTGCAGTAGCCGCCGATTTTGACAAGGTGTTTGGTGCCACAGTAGTCACTTCTCCTGAAGAGATTTTTTATTTGAAAATGACAAGACAAAATAATCAGGGCATGTATTTGGCCATGTTTGCCCATCACCCAGGCACTCGATTGCACGGTGCGGGCGGTTTTTTTGCGCATTACACCGACTCTCAAACCAACCCCGTATATAAAAACTGGGATAACAACGATTTGCGGAAAAGCTATAACTGGGTGAATTGGAACATTGGATTGGGGGCAAACAGCATGTTGTGCAAGAAATTTTCGGATGCGCTTGCGCCATCGGGTACGGGAGCGGGCAATGATTTTCCGATATATCGCTACTCCGATGTGCTTTTAATGTATGCCGAAGCGGCCTGTCGGGCAGGAAATGCGCCTACCCCTGCCGCGATGGAAGCTCTTAATCAGGTTCACCGCCGAGCGTACGGTAAGCCAGCAACTACACCCTCAAGCGTTGATTTCAAATTGGCGGATTATACCGCCGCTACGTTCAACGATCTGGTGTTGCAGGAAAGAGGCTACGAAACCCAATACGAAGGCAAACGCTGGCTGGACCTCAAACGACTCGGTACGCCTAAATTAAGACAGATTATCAAAGCCGCTACTGGGAAAGACGTGGCCGACAAGCATTTGCTCTGGCCGATTCCCGTGGGAGAATTGAACTTTAACACCGCCCTCGACCCAAGCAAAGATCAAAATCCGGGGTATTAA
- a CDS encoding SDR family NAD(P)-dependent oxidoreductase — MRLQHKKALVTGASGGIGKAIALQLAREGCAVGIHFLDKAEEAGQVAEEIRALGRIAQVFQADLSEPEQAQRLGNEAWETMLGIDFLVNNAGVSYKKHFLDVTVEDVETFTNINFKGTFFLTQTIARKMVETQTEGSIYTITSVNALRPGLGLSTYGATKGALETLMQGVAMELAPHRIKVNTIALGAFQTDITAAVWQNPALLKEVNDGIPLGRFGQPQEAAAIVVDMLASGSYLTGASLTLDGGLLLMRGYGKPAPYQNEE, encoded by the coding sequence ATGCGTTTACAACATAAAAAAGCCCTTGTGACGGGTGCCTCTGGCGGTATTGGAAAAGCAATTGCCCTGCAACTGGCGCGGGAAGGCTGTGCGGTGGGGATTCATTTTCTGGACAAAGCAGAGGAAGCAGGTCAGGTGGCCGAAGAAATTCGGGCGTTGGGCAGGATTGCGCAGGTATTTCAGGCTGATTTGTCTGAGCCTGAGCAAGCCCAACGGCTGGGAAATGAAGCCTGGGAAACGATGCTGGGAATTGATTTTTTGGTAAATAACGCGGGTGTTTCGTATAAAAAACACTTTCTGGACGTGACCGTGGAAGACGTGGAAACCTTTACGAATATCAATTTTAAAGGTACATTTTTCCTAACCCAAACCATTGCCCGAAAAATGGTGGAAACCCAAACCGAAGGCAGTATTTACACCATTACGTCGGTCAACGCCCTGCGGCCCGGCTTGGGGTTAAGCACCTACGGGGCCACTAAAGGCGCTCTCGAAACTCTTATGCAGGGAGTAGCGATGGAGTTGGCGCCGCACCGAATCAAGGTGAATACCATCGCGCTCGGCGCTTTTCAGACCGATATTACGGCGGCGGTTTGGCAAAATCCCGCATTGCTCAAAGAAGTCAACGATGGCATTCCGCTCGGGCGCTTTGGTCAGCCGCAGGAAGCAGCGGCCATTGTGGTAGATATGCTGGCTTCTGGTAGCTATCTAACGGGCGCAAGTCTGACCCTAGACGGTGGCCTGCTGCTGATGCGCGGCTATGGAAAACCTGCACCTTATCAAAACGAAGAATAA
- a CDS encoding cellulase family glycosylhydrolase: protein MYVRKLVITLLYFFVGECFAQKPPLSNLFVQVSQKDERYLALSDGSTFIPIGANICFPRLISKEAEVLRYYNHYFQQLAANGGNFTRIWLSVPLFEVENKEAGSYDVQQAERIDKVLALAKKYNIRVKFCLEHFRKITNSPAPFPSSVPFDRPVYAADIATMEDFFLTEKGKKRYLERVDFFAKRYGNNPTVFGWELWNEVNAVNVKEKEILLKWTQEMLMEVKKRLPRQLVMQTLGSFDSESSSELYRTYSQLPQNQLAQAHRYLDTGATLAICQAPMDELGSDAVRTLKRFSPEKPVILSEVGGVEPHHAGPLKLYEKDTVGTLIHDILFAPFFAGAAAPGQSWHWDYYLEKNKLWWHFGRFVEAVKGFDPIAEKSESFYETLSNQLKMYGLRGAKTTLLWLRDGAATWKTELAEGQPARTVSGQLLQNPMKNARKVSFYDPWKNRWTKGKVSANGTIDLPDFRRSLIVKLEK from the coding sequence ATGTATGTACGTAAGTTAGTTATCACGCTTTTGTATTTTTTTGTCGGAGAATGTTTTGCGCAAAAACCGCCTTTGTCAAACCTCTTTGTGCAGGTGAGTCAAAAAGATGAGCGGTATCTGGCGTTGAGCGACGGGAGTACCTTTATTCCGATTGGAGCCAATATTTGTTTTCCGAGGCTCATTTCCAAAGAGGCCGAAGTGTTGCGTTATTACAATCATTACTTTCAGCAATTGGCGGCCAACGGCGGCAATTTTACTCGTATCTGGCTGAGTGTACCGCTTTTTGAAGTGGAAAATAAAGAAGCAGGAAGTTATGATGTGCAACAGGCGGAGCGTATTGATAAAGTCCTGGCATTAGCCAAAAAATACAATATCAGGGTCAAATTTTGTTTGGAACATTTTAGAAAGATTACCAATTCACCCGCACCTTTTCCATCGTCCGTGCCGTTTGACCGTCCCGTGTATGCCGCAGACATAGCCACGATGGAAGACTTCTTTTTGACCGAAAAGGGCAAAAAACGCTACTTGGAGCGGGTTGATTTTTTTGCTAAACGCTACGGAAATAACCCGACTGTATTCGGGTGGGAACTTTGGAATGAGGTCAATGCGGTCAACGTCAAAGAAAAAGAGATTTTGTTGAAGTGGACGCAGGAAATGCTGATGGAGGTAAAAAAACGCCTGCCGCGTCAGTTGGTGATGCAGACCTTGGGGAGTTTTGACAGCGAATCGTCGTCGGAATTATACCGTACTTATTCACAGTTGCCTCAAAATCAACTGGCACAGGCGCATCGGTATTTGGATACGGGGGCGACATTGGCCATTTGTCAGGCCCCGATGGATGAATTGGGGAGCGATGCAGTGCGGACGTTGAAACGTTTCAGCCCGGAAAAACCCGTGATTCTATCGGAAGTGGGGGGCGTAGAGCCGCACCATGCCGGACCGCTAAAACTCTACGAAAAAGACACCGTCGGGACCCTGATCCACGATATTTTGTTTGCGCCTTTCTTCGCAGGCGCGGCGGCACCCGGACAGTCATGGCATTGGGATTATTACCTTGAAAAAAATAAACTATGGTGGCATTTCGGACGCTTTGTGGAAGCCGTCAAAGGTTTTGACCCCATTGCCGAAAAATCGGAATCGTTTTATGAAACGTTGTCCAATCAACTGAAAATGTACGGATTAAGAGGCGCTAAAACAACGCTGCTTTGGCTACGCGACGGGGCGGCTACTTGGAAAACAGAATTAGCGGAAGGGCAACCTGCCCGCACAGTTTCAGGGCAATTATTACAAAATCCCATGAAAAATGCCCGTAAAGTGTCCTTTTATGACCCGTGGAAAAACCGTTGGACCAAAGGTAAAGTTTCGGCCAACGGGACAATTGACCTACCTGATTTTCGGCGTTCACTTATTGTAAAATTGGAAAAGTAA
- a CDS encoding enolase C-terminal domain-like protein has translation MKIIDLKTRCVAIPLNAQLRHNTGVHPGYFLRTILELVTDEGIIGLGEVGGGDQRGALQKLKPRILGLDPFHLETLKLKVLRSIYYMSNARLYAAIEMACLDIQGKVLGRPMSDLLGGSVRSEVPFIAYLFWRYDRPGGGHDETAEDLADYCEELHETLGVNAMKLKAGVMAPTEEARVLELCRERLGDDFGLRIDPNGVWSVPTAVKIGKRLEELGIEYFEDPSWGLNGNAEVRKQIRIPIATNMYPARFDDLAPAIKLNAVDIVLTDIHYWEGPKGVKDLVAVCNTFNLGVAMHSGAEFGIELAAMIHTASTIPTMTFAGDAHYHYLTDDIIEGGLMKYENGCIKVPTGPGLGVALDEDKMKFYEKYYEEKGDYYARFHQDPYHPDWYPTVGGI, from the coding sequence ATGAAAATCATTGACTTAAAAACCCGTTGCGTAGCCATTCCGCTCAATGCGCAGTTGCGTCACAATACTGGCGTGCATCCGGGCTATTTTTTGCGGACCATCCTGGAGCTCGTCACGGACGAAGGCATCATCGGACTCGGCGAAGTGGGCGGCGGCGATCAGCGCGGGGCACTCCAAAAACTCAAGCCGCGTATTTTGGGACTGGACCCGTTTCACCTCGAAACGCTCAAGCTGAAAGTGCTGCGCAGTATTTATTACATGTCCAATGCCCGTTTGTACGCGGCCATCGAAATGGCGTGCCTCGACATTCAGGGCAAGGTGCTGGGGCGGCCCATGAGCGATTTGCTCGGGGGGAGTGTGCGCAGCGAAGTGCCGTTTATTGCTTATCTGTTTTGGCGCTACGACCGTCCGGGCGGCGGTCATGATGAAACGGCCGAAGATTTGGCCGATTATTGCGAAGAACTGCACGAAACACTGGGTGTTAATGCGATGAAGCTTAAAGCCGGGGTGATGGCTCCGACCGAAGAGGCGCGGGTGTTAGAACTGTGCCGCGAGCGGTTGGGCGACGATTTCGGGCTGCGCATCGATCCCAACGGCGTATGGTCGGTACCGACGGCGGTGAAAATTGGCAAGCGACTGGAAGAGCTTGGTATTGAATACTTTGAAGACCCGTCATGGGGGCTCAACGGCAACGCCGAAGTACGAAAACAAATCAGAATTCCGATTGCTACTAATATGTACCCCGCCCGTTTTGACGACCTTGCCCCCGCCATCAAACTCAATGCCGTGGACATTGTCCTCACCGATATTCACTATTGGGAAGGGCCCAAAGGCGTAAAAGATCTGGTGGCCGTTTGCAATACCTTTAACCTGGGCGTGGCCATGCACAGCGGGGCCGAATTCGGCATCGAACTCGCGGCCATGATTCACACGGCTTCTACTATTCCAACCATGACATTCGCGGGCGACGCCCACTACCATTACCTCACCGACGACATTATCGAAGGCGGATTGATGAAGTACGAAAACGGCTGTATCAAAGTGCCAACCGGGCCAGGGCTGGGTGTTGCGCTCGATGAAGACAAGATGAAGTTTTACGAAAAATATTACGAAGAAAAAGGCGATTACTACGCCCGTTTTCATCAAGATCCCTACCACCCCGACTGGTACCCGACGGTGGGCGGGATATAA